The Paenibacillus sp. MBLB1832 genome has a window encoding:
- a CDS encoding YitT family protein, translated as MQHRKMTKSMFVRRGLFLFLGAVLMSVGLEIFLVPNKIIDGGITGISIILSYLSHVQIGVFLTLLNIPFLFIGYKLIGKTFALSTLFAILVMSVGTYLLHPVKELTNDPLLAAVFGGIILGIGVGMVIRFGGSLDGTEIIAILVSKKIPFSVGEIVMFFNLFILGSAGFVYSWDRAMYSLIAYFIAYKMIDVTIEGFDESKSVWIISDSFRQIGEAILDRLGRGVTYLEGEGGFSGDNKKVIFCVITRLEEAKLKSIVDELDPKAFLAVGNIHDVKGGRFKKRDIH; from the coding sequence ATGCAGCATCGGAAAATGACCAAGAGCATGTTTGTTCGGCGTGGTTTGTTTCTATTTCTCGGTGCCGTGTTGATGTCAGTTGGGCTAGAAATTTTTCTAGTGCCTAACAAGATTATTGATGGAGGCATAACGGGGATTTCTATTATTTTATCGTATTTGTCACATGTTCAAATTGGTGTGTTCTTAACCTTACTTAACATCCCGTTCTTATTTATTGGATATAAACTAATCGGAAAAACGTTCGCATTATCAACGCTTTTCGCCATTCTGGTGATGTCAGTGGGTACGTACTTACTGCATCCGGTGAAAGAGCTGACGAATGATCCGTTATTGGCTGCCGTATTCGGCGGGATTATTCTTGGCATTGGCGTAGGGATGGTCATCCGTTTCGGAGGGTCGCTGGACGGCACCGAAATTATTGCGATTCTTGTCTCGAAGAAGATCCCGTTCTCTGTAGGTGAGATTGTGATGTTTTTCAACTTATTCATTCTAGGCAGTGCTGGATTCGTCTACTCGTGGGATCGTGCGATGTACTCATTAATTGCGTATTTCATCGCTTATAAAATGATTGATGTCACCATCGAAGGTTTTGATGAGTCGAAATCGGTTTGGATTATCAGCGACAGCTTTCGACAAATTGGGGAAGCGATCTTGGACCGTTTAGGACGCGGTGTGACGTATTTGGAAGGCGAAGGCGGATTTTCGGGGGATAACAAGAAAGTCATCTTCTGTGTGATTACGCGGCTGGAAGAAGCGAAGCTGAAGTCCATCGTGGATGAGCTGGATCCGAAAGCATTTCTTGCGGTTGGCAATATCCACGATGTGAAAGGCGGAAGATTCAAGAAACGCGACATCCACTAA
- a CDS encoding LTA synthase family protein, translated as MKPHLAQVLFEVRRRLPLLLLALIPVLIMEILSRGNYIEMISWSYKHILALLFNEWIVVSLLLFMSAVIGRTRIAYWVIAVLLIIVALISGVKLKILGVPLTPWDLAVAGEGSDMVKYISNILTINVLSVIVIFIVGSYLLLYRTSMFIKKVALKERGILAGIALLMFLAVYTDLPLPLQKWFGIEAAVWNQAQNTKTNGYALATVLNTRSMFSDKREGYDDKAIEAIVNASPPPVKAGDSSTPIKPNVIVILSEAFWDPTVIPGAKFSQDPIPFFHKLQKEGTSGTMLSPQYGGGTANVEFEVLTGNSMRFLPQGSIAYNQYISNEVDSLASIYARQGYTSTAISPFYNWYFNSNKIYQDFGFSKYIPIEYFKPNYSGPYIADSEVAANIIHATEQSAGSDFVFANTMENHFHFYPGKFPKNTFDVTGNFSPSSIGMLETLAQGINGSDRMLKELVEYYEKKGEPTIIAFWGDHLPALGDDYATYIDTKYISGKDDPDFLKKMYSVPLVVWNNIDKTRKDQLNISPSFLGPYLIELSGQQGNYYTNFLSALAKKYPVIPPKDHYQEMNIKGEDLKDYETLQYDILFGDRHAYKDYKTPIIDPKYMLGFGPITLDKVEADSLDLSGRSSITLTVQGSNIPPLGYVTLNGKPLTTTWKDEHTATAVVDGALLKAGLWDIQVNVKDSKETIIGKSNSVSIDIGGR; from the coding sequence ATGAAACCACATCTTGCACAAGTGTTATTTGAAGTTCGGCGCAGACTGCCCCTCCTACTTCTCGCCCTTATTCCCGTTCTGATCATGGAAATCTTGAGCCGCGGGAACTATATTGAAATGATAAGCTGGAGCTACAAACATATTCTGGCGTTGCTTTTCAATGAATGGATTGTTGTAAGCTTGCTCCTGTTTATGAGCGCAGTCATTGGTAGAACTCGCATCGCTTATTGGGTGATCGCCGTATTGTTAATCATTGTGGCGCTCATTAGCGGTGTAAAACTCAAAATTTTAGGAGTCCCTTTAACTCCATGGGATCTTGCCGTCGCTGGCGAAGGTTCGGATATGGTGAAGTATATTTCTAACATTTTGACAATAAACGTCCTGTCCGTCATCGTAATCTTTATCGTCGGCAGTTATCTATTGCTCTACCGTACATCCATGTTTATTAAAAAAGTAGCTTTAAAAGAACGAGGAATTCTAGCTGGCATTGCTTTGCTTATGTTCTTGGCAGTTTACACGGATCTGCCGCTGCCCCTTCAGAAATGGTTCGGCATTGAAGCCGCGGTATGGAATCAAGCTCAGAATACCAAAACAAATGGATATGCATTAGCAACCGTTTTGAACACGAGATCGATGTTCTCTGACAAGCGTGAAGGCTATGACGATAAAGCCATTGAAGCGATTGTGAATGCTTCGCCACCGCCTGTCAAAGCTGGTGACTCTAGCACGCCGATTAAACCAAATGTCATTGTCATTTTAAGTGAAGCGTTCTGGGACCCTACCGTTATCCCTGGCGCCAAATTCAGCCAAGACCCGATTCCCTTCTTCCACAAGTTGCAGAAGGAAGGCACAAGCGGAACGATGCTCTCTCCACAATATGGCGGAGGTACAGCCAACGTGGAATTCGAAGTTCTAACAGGGAACTCGATGCGATTCTTGCCTCAAGGTTCCATTGCTTACAATCAATACATTTCTAATGAAGTAGATTCGTTAGCGAGTATTTATGCACGTCAAGGCTACACGTCAACGGCGATAAGCCCTTTCTACAATTGGTATTTTAACAGTAATAAAATTTATCAAGATTTCGGTTTCTCTAAATATATTCCGATCGAGTATTTCAAGCCTAACTATTCTGGGCCTTATATTGCGGACAGCGAAGTAGCGGCGAACATAATTCATGCCACCGAGCAAAGCGCTGGATCTGACTTCGTATTTGCCAATACGATGGAAAACCATTTCCATTTCTACCCAGGGAAATTCCCGAAAAATACGTTCGACGTCACAGGTAACTTCTCGCCTTCATCTATCGGGATGTTGGAGACGCTAGCGCAAGGTATTAACGGTTCTGACCGTATGTTGAAAGAATTAGTTGAGTACTATGAGAAAAAAGGCGAGCCAACGATTATCGCGTTCTGGGGCGATCATTTACCAGCGCTGGGCGATGATTATGCAACTTACATCGACACAAAGTATATTAGCGGCAAAGATGATCCTGATTTCTTGAAAAAAATGTACAGCGTGCCATTAGTCGTTTGGAACAATATTGACAAGACGCGCAAAGATCAATTGAACATTAGCCCTTCGTTCCTTGGACCTTACTTGATTGAATTGTCTGGTCAACAAGGCAATTATTACACGAATTTCTTGAGTGCATTGGCTAAGAAGTATCCCGTCATTCCACCAAAAGATCACTACCAGGAAATGAATATCAAAGGGGAAGATCTGAAAGATTACGAGACGCTTCAATATGATATTTTGTTCGGAGATCGCCATGCATATAAGGATTACAAAACACCGATTATCGATCCAAAATATATGCTTGGCTTTGGCCCGATTACGTTGGATAAAGTTGAGGCTGACTCTCTCGATCTATCTGGTCGCAGTAGTATCACGTTGACCGTGCAAGGCAGCAACATCCCTCCATTAGGGTATGTCACCTTGAATGGCAAGCCTTTGACAACGACTTGGAAAGACGAGCATACCGCAACAGCTGTCGTTGATGGCGCACTGCTTAAAGCCGGACTTTGGGACATTCAAGTGAATGTGAAAGACTCTAAAGAAACGATCATTGGAAAATCGAACTCGGTGTCGATTGATATCGGCGGCCGCTAA
- a CDS encoding Gfo/Idh/MocA family protein, translated as MSKIKVAVIGCGSISKHRHIPEYALNANVELVAFVDPVIERAQHYAELHGGKAYSNYVDMLKAEKVDAVSVCTPNYLHAEISIAAANAGAHVLVEKPMATSAAESEAMIEAAKKNGVFLMVGHNQRLMPPSVKAKEILTSGKLGKVLTFRTSFGHPGPEGWSVDGRESWFFRKEEALMGAMGDLGVHKSDLIRWLLDDEVAQVAAFVGTLHKEGTDIDDNATCLLRMKSGATGSLVASWTYYKGQDNSTVLWCENGVIKIDTDPNDQVIVELRDGTVERYKVGQVATNEKQTTSGVIDEFVACIVNGQEPRISGEEGYRALKVILAAFESEATGKIINL; from the coding sequence ATGAGCAAAATTAAAGTTGCCGTTATCGGCTGTGGTTCCATTTCCAAACATCGTCATATCCCAGAATACGCATTGAATGCCAATGTTGAGCTGGTTGCTTTTGTTGATCCTGTGATCGAAAGAGCACAGCATTATGCAGAACTTCATGGCGGTAAAGCGTACAGCAATTATGTGGATATGCTAAAAGCCGAAAAAGTTGACGCGGTAAGCGTATGTACACCTAACTATTTGCATGCTGAAATCTCGATTGCCGCGGCAAATGCGGGCGCTCACGTGCTTGTTGAGAAACCGATGGCAACTTCCGCTGCTGAATCGGAGGCTATGATCGAAGCTGCGAAGAAAAATGGTGTTTTCCTGATGGTTGGCCACAACCAACGCTTGATGCCTCCGTCTGTGAAAGCAAAAGAAATCTTGACGTCGGGCAAGCTTGGCAAAGTACTTACGTTCCGCACATCGTTCGGTCACCCAGGTCCTGAAGGCTGGAGCGTTGACGGACGTGAGAGCTGGTTCTTCCGTAAAGAAGAAGCGCTGATGGGCGCAATGGGCGATCTTGGCGTTCACAAATCCGACTTGATCCGTTGGCTGTTGGATGATGAAGTGGCACAAGTTGCCGCGTTCGTAGGTACCCTGCATAAAGAAGGTACAGACATTGACGATAACGCAACATGCTTGCTTCGCATGAAAAGCGGTGCAACAGGTTCTTTGGTTGCGAGCTGGACGTACTACAAAGGTCAAGACAACTCAACGGTTCTCTGGTGTGAGAATGGCGTTATCAAAATTGATACAGATCCGAACGATCAAGTAATCGTTGAGCTTCGTGATGGCACCGTAGAGCGTTACAAAGTGGGTCAAGTAGCAACGAATGAGAAACAAACAACTAGCGGTGTTATCGACGAGTTCGTCGCATGCATTGTGAACGGCCAAGAACCGCGCATTTCTGGTGAAGAAGGCTACCGCGCGCTGAAAGTCATTTTGGCTGCATTCGAATCCGAAGCGACGGGTAAAATTATTAATCTGTAA
- a CDS encoding sugar phosphate isomerase/epimerase family protein, with product MGRLGIGLQLYTLRDDMARDMEGTLRHVAKLGYEGVEFAGYYGMPAEQLKGLLDELGLKAFGSHISLERFRNDFQGEIDYLKTIGAKYAICPYVGAEERESVDQWKALIAECQALAVETQKQGLQFLYHNHDFEFHYKVEDEFVFDAMYAGNDAIKVEMDVCWVKFAGQDPLAYIAKYAGRLPLVHFKDFSRDEEGKLVTLELGLGEVPLPEVIQAAEKAGVEWLVVEQDHCQKAPLTSIENSFNWVKENYLNVHN from the coding sequence ATGGGACGTTTAGGAATAGGTCTTCAATTGTACACACTTAGAGATGATATGGCACGTGACATGGAAGGAACACTTCGTCATGTTGCTAAGTTAGGATATGAAGGTGTTGAGTTCGCAGGGTACTACGGGATGCCAGCTGAGCAATTGAAAGGGCTTCTTGATGAGCTTGGTTTGAAAGCTTTCGGAAGCCACATTAGCTTGGAAAGATTCCGTAATGACTTCCAAGGTGAGATTGATTACTTGAAAACGATCGGTGCGAAATATGCGATTTGTCCATACGTTGGTGCAGAAGAGCGTGAATCCGTTGATCAATGGAAAGCACTGATCGCAGAATGCCAAGCATTAGCGGTTGAAACCCAAAAGCAAGGCCTTCAATTCCTTTACCATAACCACGATTTCGAATTCCATTATAAAGTGGAAGATGAGTTCGTTTTTGATGCGATGTATGCGGGTAACGATGCCATCAAAGTGGAAATGGACGTGTGCTGGGTGAAATTCGCGGGTCAAGATCCTCTTGCCTATATTGCGAAATATGCTGGCCGTCTGCCGCTAGTTCACTTCAAGGATTTCTCCAGAGATGAAGAAGGGAAATTGGTTACATTGGAGCTAGGGCTTGGTGAAGTTCCGCTTCCAGAAGTGATTCAAGCTGCTGAAAAAGCTGGCGTAGAATGGCTAGTAGTGGAACAAGATCACTGTCAGAAAGCACCTCTAACTAGCATTGAAAACAGCTTCAACTGGGTAAAAGAGAACTACCTGAACGTTCATAACTAA
- a CDS encoding AraC family transcriptional regulator has translation MEPFYNSAKSGLQTYLFRLQTEGSCEALVDGRMVPIEAGTLLLFPPGAPYELRIEQESAQPDLKIASGDYYLFCKGDWIDAWWSRSAKPTCSRIDLDPRLISLWRQMILEKRRMEEENVELSGYLLQALCVSLERAATETFTLQGRPFTGTRMKRFIEAHATAAFKVEDVAEHVGLSISRAVHLFKEYFGKTMIQYATEVRLTSAVERMRDGSMSLEQIALSCGFGSYPYFHRAFKNRFGISPKTYRQQMHHT, from the coding sequence ATGGAGCCGTTCTATAACAGTGCAAAATCTGGACTTCAAACTTATCTTTTTCGATTACAAACCGAAGGCAGCTGTGAAGCACTTGTTGACGGCCGCATGGTCCCGATTGAAGCTGGTACATTGCTATTATTCCCGCCAGGGGCGCCATACGAATTACGCATTGAACAGGAATCCGCGCAACCCGATCTCAAAATCGCCAGCGGCGATTATTACTTATTTTGCAAAGGGGACTGGATTGATGCCTGGTGGAGCCGCAGCGCCAAGCCGACCTGCAGCCGCATTGATTTAGATCCTCGATTAATCTCTCTGTGGCGGCAAATGATTCTTGAGAAACGGAGAATGGAAGAGGAAAACGTGGAGCTTAGCGGATACTTGCTGCAAGCGCTATGCGTTTCGCTGGAGCGTGCGGCGACAGAAACCTTCACCTTGCAGGGACGCCCGTTTACTGGCACACGAATGAAGCGGTTTATTGAAGCGCATGCGACCGCGGCGTTTAAAGTTGAGGATGTAGCGGAGCACGTTGGGCTCAGCATTTCTCGGGCCGTTCATTTATTCAAAGAGTACTTCGGGAAAACAATGATCCAATACGCGACCGAAGTTCGCTTAACCAGCGCGGTTGAACGCATGCGCGACGGCTCGATGTCCCTCGAACAAATTGCTTTAAGCTGCGGCTTCGGCTCTTATCCTTATTTTCACCGTGCGTTTAAAAATCGATTCGGCATCTCGCCAAAGACGTACCGTCAACAGATGCATCACACGTAA
- a CDS encoding 3-dehydroquinate dehydratase, translating to MKMFITIHNKPVPVYSDEKNRKKFNLLKSALEAKVTKGRATLKKCLDSIISIEIVGCEAILHSLNERDSLALSLY from the coding sequence ATGAAAATGTTTATTACGATTCACAACAAACCTGTGCCCGTATACTCCGATGAGAAAAATAGAAAGAAATTCAATCTGCTGAAATCCGCACTTGAGGCGAAAGTAACGAAGGGCAGAGCTACCCTGAAGAAATGCTTGGATTCGATCATCTCGATCGAGATTGTTGGCTGTGAAGCGATCCTTCACTCCTTGAATGAACGCGACTCACTCGCGTTATCTCTCTATTAA
- a CDS encoding DinB family protein, whose amino-acid sequence MLQRPGQDEYASFYTGYIQVVPEGDYVSILDEQEKALVAMFSSLQEEQALSGYAPGKWSLKEVLGHITDTERIMSYRLLRIARGDQTDLPGFDQDVFIAHSNFDGVALKDLIQDFQAVRQATRALLPTIADEAWTRFGTANTFRISARAIAFVIAGHAQHHLNVAEQKYL is encoded by the coding sequence ATGCTGCAACGACCAGGTCAAGACGAATATGCATCCTTTTATACGGGGTACATCCAAGTAGTTCCAGAAGGGGATTATGTGTCCATTTTGGACGAGCAGGAGAAGGCTCTTGTTGCGATGTTCTCCTCCTTACAGGAAGAGCAGGCGCTTTCAGGTTATGCGCCAGGCAAGTGGAGTTTGAAAGAGGTTCTTGGTCATATCACGGACACAGAACGAATAATGAGCTATAGACTGCTGCGAATTGCCCGCGGCGATCAGACAGATCTGCCAGGCTTCGATCAAGATGTTTTCATTGCCCATTCGAACTTCGATGGGGTGGCGTTGAAGGATCTTATTCAAGATTTCCAAGCTGTACGACAAGCGACGCGCGCATTGCTGCCGACGATTGCAGACGAAGCATGGACGCGTTTTGGCACAGCGAATACATTTCGAATTTCAGCCCGTGCGATTGCATTCGTAATCGCTGGTCATGCTCAGCACCATTTGAACGTGGCGGAGCAGAAATATTTATAA
- a CDS encoding alpha-galactosidase, whose protein sequence is MSIFFEEDQGIFHLQNSQMSYVIQLINHAYPAHVYWGRPIRSGQLGTIIQYTERASFCPNPVKGTRLISFDTLPQEYPAYGTSDYREPAYQVALPNGSTITELVYDKHRILPGKPALVGLPSTYVEGDQEAETLEIELVDRVAGLRAILSYTIFADHAAITRSIRFVNEGRADLKLLRALSMSVDYSHANWDLLQLSGSWARERHIERRPLAPGKLTVESRRGASSHQHNPFVALLAKDANEDYGEVYGFNLVYSGNFAAHAEVDPFATARVSIGINPFDFSWLLEPGEQFQTPEAVMVYSSGGLGDMSRTYHRLYRTRLCRGEFRDQVRPVLVNNWEATYFNFDADKIESIARAGQELGIELFVLDDGWFGKRDDDTTSLGDWVVDKAKLPGGLEDLAQRVNKLGLSFGLWFEPEMVSPESDLYRKHPDWCLHVPDRRRTEGRGQLILDFSRADVREGIMAMLRNILSSAPITYVKWDMNRNMSEIGSAALPPERQRETAHRYMLGLYEVLEAITSEYPHILFESCSGGGGRFDPGILYYMPQTWTSDNTDAVCRLKIQYGTSMVYPVSSMGAHVSAVPNHQVHRITSLETRGNVAMSGNFGYELDLTKFTEEEKAIVSKQIAEYKQIRPLVQFGDMYRLLSPFEGNETAWMIVSEDKTQAMVVFVRVLAEPNAPLATLRLKGLNPDFDYRIEGTDGVYPGDHLLYAGLSVAGLHGDFQSKIWLLERF, encoded by the coding sequence ATGTCTATTTTTTTTGAAGAAGATCAAGGTATTTTCCATTTGCAAAATAGCCAAATGAGCTATGTCATTCAACTTATTAATCATGCGTACCCAGCCCATGTGTACTGGGGCCGTCCGATTCGATCAGGTCAATTGGGTACGATTATTCAATACACAGAACGCGCTTCCTTTTGCCCGAATCCAGTGAAAGGAACCAGGCTGATATCGTTTGACACGCTTCCACAGGAGTATCCAGCGTATGGGACAAGTGATTATCGTGAGCCTGCTTATCAGGTTGCGCTGCCGAACGGTTCAACGATTACAGAGCTAGTGTATGACAAGCATCGCATTCTGCCAGGTAAACCAGCGCTTGTTGGTCTGCCTTCCACCTATGTCGAGGGAGATCAAGAAGCAGAGACATTAGAAATCGAACTTGTTGATCGCGTAGCAGGTTTGCGTGCCATTTTGTCCTACACGATTTTTGCCGATCATGCGGCGATTACTCGCTCTATACGTTTTGTGAATGAAGGGAGGGCTGATCTGAAGCTGCTTCGTGCATTAAGTATGAGCGTCGACTATTCGCATGCAAATTGGGATTTGCTGCAGCTCTCTGGCAGCTGGGCACGGGAGCGTCATATTGAGCGCAGACCGCTTGCTCCTGGCAAGTTGACCGTAGAAAGCCGCCGCGGCGCAAGCTCGCATCAACATAACCCGTTCGTCGCGTTGCTCGCTAAGGATGCGAATGAGGACTACGGTGAAGTGTACGGCTTTAACCTCGTGTACAGTGGGAACTTCGCTGCGCATGCAGAAGTGGATCCTTTTGCGACAGCCCGTGTTTCCATCGGGATTAATCCTTTTGACTTCAGCTGGCTGCTAGAGCCAGGTGAGCAATTCCAAACACCCGAAGCTGTGATGGTGTACTCGAGTGGCGGACTCGGCGACATGTCGAGAACGTACCATCGGTTGTATCGGACGCGCCTGTGCCGCGGTGAGTTTCGAGATCAAGTGCGCCCTGTATTGGTGAACAACTGGGAAGCTACTTATTTCAATTTTGACGCGGATAAAATTGAGAGCATCGCTCGTGCCGGCCAAGAGCTGGGTATCGAACTGTTCGTGCTTGACGATGGATGGTTCGGCAAACGAGACGATGACACGACCTCCCTGGGAGATTGGGTTGTCGATAAGGCGAAGCTTCCAGGCGGTTTGGAAGATCTCGCTCAGCGTGTGAATAAGCTGGGGCTCTCGTTTGGCCTTTGGTTTGAGCCAGAAATGGTGTCGCCGGAAAGCGATCTCTACAGGAAGCACCCAGATTGGTGCTTGCATGTCCCTGATCGCCGCCGCACAGAAGGCCGCGGGCAACTGATCTTGGATTTCTCGCGCGCCGATGTGCGTGAGGGGATTATGGCGATGTTGCGCAACATTTTGAGCAGTGCACCAATCACCTATGTGAAGTGGGATATGAATCGGAATATGAGCGAGATAGGGTCGGCTGCACTTCCGCCGGAACGTCAACGAGAGACCGCTCATCGGTATATGCTAGGCTTGTATGAAGTGCTCGAAGCCATCACGTCAGAGTATCCGCACATCTTGTTTGAGAGCTGTTCAGGCGGCGGAGGCAGGTTTGATCCAGGCATTCTGTATTACATGCCGCAAACCTGGACAAGCGATAATACGGATGCCGTGTGTCGTCTGAAAATCCAATATGGGACTAGCATGGTCTACCCCGTTAGCTCTATGGGCGCTCACGTATCCGCTGTGCCCAATCACCAAGTTCATCGCATAACGTCCTTAGAGACGCGCGGCAATGTCGCAATGTCGGGGAACTTCGGCTATGAGCTCGACCTCACGAAATTCACAGAGGAAGAGAAAGCAATTGTCTCGAAGCAAATTGCCGAGTACAAACAAATTCGCCCGTTGGTCCAATTTGGCGATATGTATCGTTTACTGAGTCCGTTCGAGGGGAATGAAACCGCGTGGATGATAGTCTCCGAGGACAAGACACAAGCGATGGTCGTATTCGTTCGCGTTCTTGCTGAACCGAATGCGCCGCTTGCGACACTGCGCCTCAAAGGGCTGAACCCTGACTTCGACTATCGAATCGAAGGAACAGATGGCGTATACCCTGGTGACCATTTGCTATATGCAGGTTTATCAGTCGCTGGTCTCCACGGCGACTTCCAGAGCAAAATCTGGCTGCTGGAGCGATTCTAA
- a CDS encoding ferredoxin family protein, whose product MSQNGISDRLFTIRYKCDDKSHLVIKDTQTCLNCVTKDCNYFCPSDVYEWEKKLKITTVAYENCIECGTCRIACPSYNIDWVYPKGGHGMTYKFG is encoded by the coding sequence ATGAGCCAAAACGGAATTTCAGATAGATTGTTCACCATTCGTTACAAATGCGATGATAAATCCCACCTCGTGATCAAAGATACACAAACTTGCTTAAATTGTGTTACCAAAGACTGTAACTATTTCTGTCCCTCGGATGTGTATGAGTGGGAGAAAAAATTGAAAATTACGACGGTCGCCTATGAAAATTGTATTGAATGCGGGACTTGTCGGATTGCGTGCCCTTCGTACAATATTGATTGGGTGTATCCGAAGGGCGGTCATGGCATGACGTACAAGTTCGGTTAA
- a CDS encoding FAD-dependent oxidoreductase, giving the protein MNEKWDAIVVGGGPAGAAAALTMARAGLSVVLLERGEFPGAKNIFGGVLYRKQIEELVPEFWTEKNFPMERYIVEQRIWMMGKESMVTFGHRNEAYKEPYNCFTGLRVKFDQWFAEKAVAAGAIPIYETVALDVIREGNKVVGVRTDRDDGDLYADVVVIADGVNSLLGKAMGIHKEWMPDEVSLAVKEVIALPREKIEDRFGLEGDEGVTIEFMGETSLGMAGMGFLYTNKETISLGVGVMVNHLRDKRIKPYAVLDAVKQHPMIRKLIQGGETKEYSGHLIPEGGFHSMPTLSGDGWCVCGDAAQLVNFVHREGTNLAMTSGRLAGEAIIEAKARGDFSAPTMHIYDNKIRASFVHKDLQKYKGMHQFLKEQDPELLFDRLPRAVNEAAYNMFLVDGITKAEKQKMAMKLIKNAAGGTMNLMKLGYKGWRAMNG; this is encoded by the coding sequence ATGAATGAGAAATGGGATGCCATCGTCGTTGGCGGCGGCCCCGCCGGAGCGGCGGCGGCGCTGACCATGGCAAGAGCGGGCCTATCCGTTGTTTTGCTGGAAAGAGGCGAGTTTCCTGGCGCCAAAAATATATTCGGCGGCGTCCTCTATCGCAAACAGATTGAGGAGCTTGTCCCTGAGTTTTGGACAGAAAAAAACTTTCCCATGGAGCGCTACATTGTTGAGCAGCGAATCTGGATGATGGGCAAGGAATCGATGGTTACCTTCGGCCATCGCAACGAGGCGTACAAAGAGCCCTACAATTGCTTCACTGGCCTGCGTGTCAAATTTGATCAATGGTTTGCCGAAAAAGCCGTTGCCGCTGGCGCGATTCCCATCTATGAAACCGTCGCGCTTGACGTGATTCGCGAAGGCAATAAAGTCGTCGGCGTTCGGACGGATCGGGATGACGGCGATTTGTATGCGGACGTTGTTGTCATCGCGGATGGCGTGAATTCCTTGCTGGGCAAGGCGATGGGGATTCATAAAGAATGGATGCCGGATGAGGTATCTTTGGCTGTAAAAGAAGTCATTGCGCTTCCTCGGGAGAAAATTGAGGATCGCTTCGGTCTCGAAGGCGACGAAGGGGTCACCATTGAATTCATGGGCGAAACCTCGCTCGGCATGGCGGGCATGGGCTTCCTCTATACGAATAAAGAAACTATCTCCTTAGGCGTCGGCGTGATGGTCAATCATTTGCGGGATAAAAGGATCAAGCCTTATGCCGTGCTCGACGCAGTTAAGCAGCATCCGATGATTCGCAAGTTGATTCAAGGCGGAGAGACGAAGGAGTATTCAGGACACTTAATTCCTGAAGGCGGCTTCCACTCGATGCCCACATTATCTGGCGATGGGTGGTGTGTTTGCGGGGATGCTGCGCAGCTAGTGAACTTTGTCCACCGGGAGGGGACGAATCTCGCGATGACCTCTGGCCGCTTGGCAGGGGAAGCGATTATTGAAGCAAAAGCGCGCGGAGATTTCTCTGCGCCTACGATGCACATTTACGATAACAAGATTCGGGCATCATTCGTACACAAGGATTTGCAGAAGTACAAAGGCATGCATCAATTCCTGAAAGAGCAGGATCCTGAACTACTGTTTGATCGTTTGCCGCGGGCCGTGAATGAAGCAGCCTACAACATGTTCCTAGTGGACGGAATTACGAAAGCCGAGAAGCAGAAAATGGCCATGAAGCTCATCAAGAACGCAGCAGGCGGCACCATGAACCTGATGAAGCTGGGCTATAAGGGATGGAGGGCGATGAACGGATGA